From Fervidobacterium sp., the proteins below share one genomic window:
- a CDS encoding HU family DNA-binding protein, translated as MNKKVLVNAVAEKTQLKKKDVKAVVDTLFEVIAEALEKGEKVQLVDFGTFEVKKMEGRTGVNPRTKAKINIPSRKVPKFKPGKVLKTRVNK; from the coding sequence ATGAACAAAAAGGTACTTGTTAATGCGGTAGCGGAAAAAACGCAACTCAAGAAAAAAGATGTAAAAGCTGTTGTAGACACTCTCTTTGAAGTTATAGCGGAAGCTCTTGAAAAAGGCGAAAAAGTTCAACTTGTTGATTTCGGAACATTCGAAGTTAAGAAAATGGAAGGAAGAACAGGTGTAAATCCAAGAACGAAAGCAAAGATTAACATTCCATCGAGAAAGGTACCGAAATTCAAACCTGGAAAAGTTTTGAAGACAAGAGTCAACAAATAA